ATCCCGTCGGGGTCGTAGCGCCGCCAGGTCTCCTTGACACGGGTGCCGGTCGTTCCAGGGTAGGCACGGTCGAAGGTGTCGCTCCCTGTGCCGCTCTCGACGTTCGCGTAGGAGCCGGCGGCGTACGGCCGTATGGGTTCCCAGGCCTCCTGCACGGGCACGCTTCCGCTCTTCCTCGCCGCGGGCTTCGAGGAGGTGGCCCGCCCCACCCCGGGCGGCGGGATCAGCAGCGGCATCCAGGTCGCCCGGTGAGATCAGGGCGCCGTGAAGAGTGTCGGGAAGCGGGGGGCGAGCCAGGGCTTGCGGCCCCAGGCGAGGACGCGTCCCCGGGCGATGGCGCTCCACGGGTCGCAGCGGCCGAGCGCCATGAGCAGGAAGGTGACCGGCTCGGTGAGGATGGTGCAGTCCGGGCGGCTCGGCGGCTGCGGGCTCACGGCCACAGCGCCGTTGGTGAAGGTGACGCCGAAGCGGGCGCCGCCCCACAGGCGGATCGTGTAGCGGGCGGTCAGCTCAGCGGTGGCGGCGGCGTCGGCCACGCGTGGCATGGCCGTGATCAGGAACGGCAGGGTCAGCTCGACCCGGGCCCGGTCGATCATGTGCGGGCGGTCCAGCGCGCGGGCGAGGTCGTAGCCGTGGCCCAGCATGTGCGCCAGCAGGTACGAGCCCAGTACGGCCTGGCTCATCGGGCCCAGCGGGGTGACCACAGTCCCGTCCACCGCGTGCTGGTCCACCGCCTTGAGGAAGGCGACAGCCTGCGCCTCGATCATCGCGGCCAGCGGTTCGGCCGCGCGCTCGCCGAACGCGGCGAGCGCGCGCTCATTGGCCGCTGCCAGGCTCTGCGGGGTGCCGTCCCCGTGGCTGCGCTCATGTCCTGCCGCGATGTCGGCCATCAGCTCATTGGCCTGCGCCAGATGTGCTGCCGCCGCCCCGACGCTCCAGTGCGACCCGGGCACCGGAACACCCGTGTCGGCAACCTCGCGCAGCAGCGCGGCGATCTCCTCGGCGGTGCCGCGTACAGCGTCACCAAGTCCCTCGGGCAGAGTGCCTCGTACGTCCTGCCCAGCCACTGGTGCCACGCCTTCTCCCACCATCACCCTCGTACCCACAGCGGATCGCGCAGCCCGCAGGCGAACCTGTTCGGGATCGCCCGCGTACACAACCAGGCAACGAGGGCTGCGACAAGAGCTGCACCGTGCTCGATGGCCGGGGTCCCGACTCCTGGGACCCCGGCCTTCGAGCACAGTGGTTGCTAGGGCGTCAGGATCTCGCCGATGCGGATGCCTGCGGGTGCGCCCAGTGCTGTGGTGCCGTAGAAGACGCCCGAGCTGGTCACGATCCCGCTGGTGCTGCTGTTGTCCAACTGGAGGATCGTGCCGTTGTTCGCGTCCTCGCCGTCGGCCCC
The Streptomyces lunaelactis genome window above contains:
- a CDS encoding maleylpyruvate isomerase family mycothiol-dependent enzyme, with translation MAPVAGQDVRGTLPEGLGDAVRGTAEEIAALLREVADTGVPVPGSHWSVGAAAAHLAQANELMADIAAGHERSHGDGTPQSLAAANERALAAFGERAAEPLAAMIEAQAVAFLKAVDQHAVDGTVVTPLGPMSQAVLGSYLLAHMLGHGYDLARALDRPHMIDRARVELTLPFLITAMPRVADAAATAELTARYTIRLWGGARFGVTFTNGAVAVSPQPPSRPDCTILTEPVTFLLMALGRCDPWSAIARGRVLAWGRKPWLAPRFPTLFTAP